The Amaranthus tricolor chloroplast, complete genome genome has a window encoding:
- the rpl2 gene encoding ribosomal protein L2 has product MAIHLYKTSTSSTRNGAVDNQVKSNPRNNLIYGQRRCGKGRNSRGIITARHRGGGHKRLYRKIDFRRNEKDIYGRIVTIEYDPNRNAYICLIHYGDGEKRYILHPRGAIIGDTIVSGTEVPIKMGNALPLTDMPLGTAIHNIEITLGKGGQLARAAGAVAKLIAKEGKSATLKLPSGEVRLISKNCSATVGQVGNVGVNQKRLGRAGSKRWLGKRPVVRGVVMNPVDHPHGGGEGRAPIGRKNPTTPWGYPALGRRSRKRNKYSDNFIIRRRSK; this is encoded by the coding sequence TTCTACCTCGAGCACACGCAATGGAGCCGTAGACAATCAAGTGAAATCCAATCCACGAAATAATTTGATCTATGGACAGCGTCGTTGTGGTAAAGGTCGTAATTCCAGAGGAATCATTACCGCAAGGCATAGAGGGGGGGGTCATAAGCGTCTATACCGTAAAATCGATTTTCGACGGAATGAAAAAGACATATATGGTAGAATCGTAACCATAGAATACGACCCTAATCGAAATGCATACATTTGTCTCATACACTATGGGGATGGTGAGAAGAGATATATTTTACATCCCCGAGGGGCTATAATTGGAGATACCATTGTTTCTGGTACAGAAGTTCCTATAAAAATGGGAAATGCCTTACCTTTGACCGATATGCCCTTAGGCACGGCCATACATAACATAGAAATCACACTTGGAAAGGGTGGACAATTAGCTAGAGCAGCGGGTGCTGTAGCGAAACTGATTGCAAAAGAGGGGAAATCGGCCACATTAAAATTACCTTCTGGGGAGGTACGTTTGATATCCAAAAACTGCTCAGCAACAGTCGGACAAGTGGGAAATGTTGGAGTGAACCAGAAAAGGTTGGGTAGAGCCGGATCTAAGCGTTGGCTAGGTAAGCGTCCTGTAGTAAGAGGAGTAGTTATGAACCCTGTAGACCATCCCCATGGGGGTGGTGAGGGGAGGGCCCCAATTGGTAGAAAAAACCCCACAACCCCTTGGGGTTATCCTGCACTTGGAAGAAGAAGTAGAAAAAGGAATAAATATAGTGATAATTTTATTATTCGTCGACGTAGTAAATAG